From Brevundimonas vesicularis:
ATCATGGACTCGTCCGAGACCTTGCTGCGCATCCTTCAGGACGCGGTGGACCTGTCCAAGGCCGAGGCCGGCGAGCTGGAGCTGAAGACCGAGCCGACCGCCCTGCGCGCCGTCATGGACGACATTCAGTCGATGTGGGAGCCGCGCGCCTCTCAGGACGGCGTGACCCTGCTCGTCGGCTATGAAGGCGACACCGAACTGGCGGCCGTCATCGACGGCATGCGCCTGAAGCAGGTGTTCAACAACCTGATCGGCAATGCGCTGAAGTTCGCCCGCAACGGCGTGGTCGAGGCGGGCCTCAAGGCCTGGGTCGAGGGCGACCGCATTCGTATGGAAGCCCGCATTCGCGACGACGGCCCGGGCGTCGAGCCAGAACGCGTCGATTCCATCTTCGAGCCCTTCGTTCACGGCTCCGGCCCCGACGGCGCCGGCCTGGGTCTGTCGATCTGTCGTCAGGTGATCGACCGCATGAACGGCCGAATCTGGGCCGAGAACAACAAGGGTCGCGGCGCGACCTTCGCCTTCGATCTGACGGCGCCCCGCGCCGTGATCGAGGTGGAGGCGCCATCCAATGTGTCGGACCTGTCGGGCCTCGATTTGAAATCCGCGCCGCACATCCTGATCGTCGACGACAACGCCACCAACCGCGTCGTCGCCCAGGCGCTGTGCGAGATGTTCGGCTGCAGCTCCGAACTGGCCGAAGACGGCCTCGAGGCGCTTCAGGCCGTTCAGGAGAGCCGCTACGACCTGGTCCTGATGGACATCAAGATGCCCCGGATGGACGGGGTTCAGGCCACGCAGGCCATTCGCGCCCTGCCCGGGGCCGT
This genomic window contains:
- a CDS encoding response regulator, which translates into the protein MPTIETLSERPKPVAPTTLGCEVLARFEREPDTLVIPVVDGDRPVGLVERTAFLQKIAARFGHALYDLRPITVAMDAEPAVVEGGVRIDAFCDIMLKGGPAALLRGFIVTKNGADWGVGTAATLLQAVNTRQRQQNAELAEQAAILSDTRAQAIAAARAKSQFLAIMSHELRTPMNGVLAVAELLRRQPLNTAAQAHVQTIMDSSETLLRILQDAVDLSKAEAGELELKTEPTALRAVMDDIQSMWEPRASQDGVTLLVGYEGDTELAAVIDGMRLKQVFNNLIGNALKFARNGVVEAGLKAWVEGDRIRMEARIRDDGPGVEPERVDSIFEPFVHGSGPDGAGLGLSICRQVIDRMNGRIWAENNKGRGATFAFDLTAPRAVIEVEAPSNVSDLSGLDLKSAPHILIVDDNATNRVVAQALCEMFGCSSELAEDGLEALQAVQESRYDLVLMDIKMPRMDGVQATQAIRALPGAVGRVPIVALTANADPEDAKHYLSIGMAAVVEKPIKPERLRMAMNAAISAAHESAQEQDQSGRAVA